The proteins below come from a single Pichia kudriavzevii chromosome 2, complete sequence genomic window:
- a CDS encoding uncharacterized protein (PKUD0B00250; similar to Saccharomyces cerevisiae YAL017W (PSK1) and YOL045W (PSK2); ancestral locus Anc_7.86), giving the protein MPYTAPSRSISRSQTSTPSEHSNSNSTRSQSNKDDRFHKFMNQTNDSFLNSPQTNTMSKFYLLDDTTSAESLESVRSNNGKSRSRSSTSSQRGSLLADDLNMSKFYAKQSVHSDSTQDLVDFTTESIQSYSYTPISNNSLTMRMNVLKRSMEILLENPSWLNSSVEKFPNFDSQSIINSVSQGPKLKDLINSERSVSSSTLQTLIQSTLSSDANFSSSPEIPPDSHFLSRRSNSNASSVSTSSLHINFSDELLKDLKDMLKLLKNYQSDDTDTVLCNDGRESPSKPSSPSSSSKFQKGVLDLHELSLANVDKIPKSASSLEDAGRRDFLKIKLLHALATPFINNQKPSSLSSPTSNVAGIPMLTSTSTLGLSELNDQSYSSSSSKKFHASSNAKTKSPKAVFTVSRDSPWNIMNANDLGLLMFGFSKSSIVKMNLIDLIAPRSRDLVINRLHRDKNLVFSGEIIAVKRNNKSLAWTSLWAKRRDNLIILIFEQVVCETIDMIIERKGAIDNGFHVLEILKQNQRLYHKYLKSECLSSFLPSMDRILQNSLKDTFTDDDITSDHDSNIINSLRYFTLKRENGDYVPCAVTSESLYIDNNEHDVKSYIRVNLHSLPYIAGLFLIDSKDYQIQSFNEAIARNLFGTSDLINQNIDLILPEFSTLMELAIRENPNLVHQEGLVLPEHYFRKLQSFIRGKDDNERENLFLACRGVKGKHLDGHFITVDIQLHVTKNGMFLIWITFCRSFSKNVHKLDMIGLDPKSIIHPNSADSQELLKKAHQYQPHHESHHLNDDTTDSNNLPSQLKLLEHKHRDLDSQGSGTTSNISRSSSLRTLNPNTSSISSPVTPKYDEIRRTADTSPLDAIDVALPLESENFSKVNKSFGMSAQKTCAELLQEEEEELQYLREHSLYFPKIIGAEKRTKKFSDFKILKNLGQGAYGKVVFAQYKKDPLYQDCVKAIFKERILVDTWVRDRTLGTVPSEIQILYSLNKYPHANIMRIVDFFEDQNFYYLETLQHGSKGSGAVDLYDIIEVKKDMTEYEAKYIYFQIVAALTHMHSHGIVHRDIKDENIIVDKDYFVKLIDFGSAAWVKDGPFGVFVGTIDYAAPEVLNGQPYEGKAQDVWAMGVLLYTLVFKENPFCSVDEILDSEVKFPGYPKVSSECMDLIRRILIADVNKRPTMQEIKDDPWLDGFS; this is encoded by the coding sequence ATGCCTTATACTGCCCCTTCGAGGAGTATTTCCAGATCACAGACGTCAACTCCTTCGGAGCATTCGAATTCCAACTCTACCCGGTCTCAGAGCAACAAGGACGATCGTTTCCACAAGTTCATGAACCAAACCAATGACTCGTTTCTGAACTCTCCGCAGACAAACACAATGTCCAAGTTTTACCTCTTGGACGATACCACTTCTGCGGAAAGCTTGGAATCCGTCCGTTCCAACAACGGCAAGTCACGTTCTCGTTCTAGTACATCTTCTCAGAGAGGTTCACTTCTGGCTGATGATTTGAACATGTCCAAGTTCTACGCCAAACAGTCTGTTCACTCAGACTCTACACAGGACTTGGTGGACTTCACAACAGAATCAATCCAATCTTATTCATACACTCCCATTTCGAACAACTCATTGACAATGAGAATGAACGTTTTGAAAAGATCAATGGAAATACTTCTAGAGAACCCATCTTGGTTGAATTCCTCCGTGGAGAAGTTTCCTAACTTTGATTCACAGTCAATCATAAACTCGGTCTCCCAAGgtccaaaattgaaagacCTTATAAACTCAGAGAGAAGTGTCTCCAGCTCGACATTGCAAACACTAATCCAAAGTACTTTATCATCAGACGCTAACTTCAGCTCAAGCCCAGAAATACCCCCAGATTCTCACTTTCTTTCGAGACGTTCAAATTCGAATGCTTCCTCCgtttcaacttcttctttgcatATCAATTTCAGTGATGAATTGctgaaagatttgaaggataTGTTGaagcttttgaaaaattatcaaagCGACGATACGGACACCGTGTTGTGTAATGATGGTCGTGAATCCCCATCTAAGCCATCTtctccatcttcatcttcaaagtttcaGAAAGGGGTTTTGGACCTACATGAGTTGTCCTTGGCAAATGTGGacaaaattccaaaatcagCATCATCACTTGAAGACGCTGGACGGCgtgattttctcaaaattaAACTTCTACATGCCTTGGCCACCCCCTTTATAAATAACCAAAAGCCGTCATCACTGTCAAGTCCAACTTCGAATGTTGCAGGAATACCCATGCTGACGTCCACAAGTACGCTTGGCTTGTCAGAGTTAAATGATCAGtcatattcttcatcatcatcgaAAAAGTTCCATGCATCCTCTAATGCGAAAACTAAATCACCAAAGGCGGTATTCACGGTGTCTAGAGATTCACCGTGGAATATAATGAATGCCAATGATCTTGGCTTGCTAATGTTTGGCTTTTCCAAGTCTTCAATTGTGAAAATGAATTTAATAGATTTAATCGCTCCACGGTCAAGAGACTTGGTCATTAACCGATTACATAGAGATAAGAACCTTGTGTTTTCTGGTGAAATCATTGCGGTCAAAAGGAACAACAAGAGTTTAGCCTGGACTTCACTATGGGCTAAACGGAGAGATAATTTAATCATTCTGATCTTTGAACAGGTGGTGTGTGAAACAATTGATATGATAATCGAACGTAAAGGCGCAATCGATAACGGATTTCATGTGCTCGAAATCTTGAAGCAGAACCAAAGATTGTATCACAAATACCTCAAGTCGGAGTGTTTAAGTTCATTTTTACCATCAATGGATAGGATATTACAAAACAGTTTGAAAGACACGTTtactgatgatgatataaCAAGTGATCATGATTCTAACATTATAAATAGCTTGAGATACTTCACACTCAAGAGAGAAAACGGTGATTATGTGCCCTGCGCTGTCACCAGTGAATCTTTATACATAGATAATAACGAACACGATGTGAAATCTTACATCAGAGTTAATTTACATTCACTACCATACATTGCAGGATTATTTCTCATTGATTCGAAAGATTATCAGATACAGAGTTTTAATGAAGCGATTGCGAGAAATTTGTTTGGAACATCagatttgataaatcaaaatattgatttAATTCTACCCGaattttcaactttgatGGAACTGGCCATTAGGGAGAATCCAAATCTTGTTCATCAAGAAGGTTTGGTGTTGCCGGAACACTATTTCCGGAAATTGCAATCTTTTATACGAGGAAAAGACGATAATGAGCGTGAAAACTTATTCTTGGCTTGCCGAGGTGTTAAGGGTAAACATCTTGACGGTCACTTTATTACTGTGGATATACAATTACATGTTACTAAAAATGGgatgtttttgatttggattACATTTTGCAGGTCATTTTCTAAGAATGTTCACAAGCTGGATATGATAGGCTTAGATCCAAAATCCATTATTCATCCAAATTCCGCTGATTCTCAAGAATTACTCAAGAAAGctcatcaatatcaaccaCATCATGAAAGCCACCATCTTAACGATGATACGACAGACTCGAATAACCTACCTTCTCAATTGAAATTGCTTGAGCACAAACACAGAGATCTTGATTCGCAAGGGTCAGGTACAACCTCCAACATCAGTCGTTCGAGCTCACTTCGTACGCTTAATCCAAATACATCTAGTATATCTTCCCCAGTAACCCCCAAGTATGATGAAATCAGGAGAACGGCAGATACGTCTCCATTAGACGCAATTGATGTTGCCTTACCTTTGGAAAGTGAGAATTTCTCAAAGGTAAACAAATCGTTTGGTATGTCTGCCCAGAAAACTTGTGCTGAACTTTTAcaggaggaagaagaagaactcCAGTATTTAAGAGAACATTCACTTTATTTCCCCAAAATCATAGGTGCTGAGAAACgaacaaaaaaattcagtgatttcaaaatattgaaaaatttagGTCAAGGAGCTTATGGTAAAGTTGTGTTTGCACAATATAAGAAGGATCCGTTATACCAGGACTGTGTTAAAGCCATTTTCAAAGAACGTATCCTTGTAGACACATGGGTCAGGGATAGGACTTTGGGGACTGTCCCCAGCGAAATACAAATCTTGTATTCATTAAACAAGTATCCGCATGCAAATATTATgagaattgttgatttctttgaggATCAGAATTTCTATTATCTAGAAACCTTACAGCATGGTTCCAAAGGATCCGGGGCTGTTGATTTATACGATATCATTGAAGTGAAGAAAGACATGACTGAATATGAGGCCAAGTacatttattttcaaattgtaGCCGCCTTAACGCACATGCATTCACACGGTATAGTTCATCGTGATAttaaagatgaaaatatcattgtTGATAAAGACTATTTTGTGAAACTTATTGACTTTGGCAGTGCTGCATGGGTGAAGGATGGGCCATTCGGGGTTTTCGTTGGTACCATTGATTATGCAGCCCCGGAAGTGTTGAATGGTCAACCATACGAAGGTAAAGCGCAAGACGTATGGGCAATGGGGGTGCTATTGTACACCCTCGTGTTCAAAGAGAATCCGTTTTGTagtgttgatgaaatcttGGATAGTGAAGTCAAGTTTCCTGGTTATCCTAAAGTCAGTTCTGAATGTATGGATTTGATTAGACGGATCTTGATAGCAGACGTCAACAAGAGACCTACCATGCAGGAGATAAAAGATGACCCTTGGTTGGATGGGTTCAGTTAA
- a CDS encoding uncharacterized protein (PKUD0B00260; similar to Saccharomyces cerevisiae YDR158W (HOM2); ancestral locus Anc_8.338), producing MKKAGVLGATGSVGQRFILLLSEHPEFELAAIGASKRSAGKRYVDACTWKQTDLMPQQVEDMIVSECVAEDFKDCDVVFSGLDADVAGTVEKEFVDAGLVVISNAKNYRRDPNVPLVVPIANSEHLEMVANREGGKGFNICISNCSTAGLVAPLKPLVDKFGPLKYVTTTTLQAISGAGFSPGVSGIDILDNIVPYISGEEDKIEWEAKKILGNLNAEGNGIDLDEDLVVSAQCNRVAVSDGHTECVSFKFKKEPAPSLDEIKSCLREYVCEAKKLNCHSAPEQAIHVLEQPDRPQPRLDRNRDAGYGVSVGRIRPDPIFDYKMVILSHNTIIGAAGSGILIAELLVAKNII from the coding sequence ATGAAGAAAGCAGGTGTTCTTGGTGCTACAGGTTCTGTTGGTCAACgttttattcttcttctctcaGAACATCCTGAATTTGAGCTCGCCGCCATCGGCGCGTCCAAACGTTCAGCGGGAAAGAGGTATGTCGATGCTTGTACCTGGAAACAGACCGATTTGATGCCACAACAGGTGGAAGACATGATTGTCTCGGAATGTGTTGCAGAAGACTTCAAAGATTGTGACGTTGTCTTTTCTGGATTGGACGCCGATGTTGCCGGCACTGTGGAAAAGGAGTTTGTAGATGCTGGCCTGGTTGTCATCTCCAACGCCAAAAACTATAGGAGAGATCCAAATGTGCCCCTAGTGGTTCCTATTGCAAACTCGGAACATTTGGAAATGGTTGCAAATAGAGAAGGCGGTAAAGGCTTCAATATTTGTATATCCAACTGTTCCACCGCCGGCTTGGTTGCGCCATTGAAACCCCTTGTCGATAAGTTTGGTCCGCTCAAGTACGTTACTACAACAACTCTACAAGCAATCTCTGGTGCAGGATTTTCCCCAGGAGTCTCTGGTATCGACATTTTGGACAATATTGTTCCCTACATCTCTGGTGAAGAGGACAAGATTGAATGggaagcaaagaaaatccTGGGTAACTTGAATGCAGAAGGTAATGGtattgatttggatgaagACTTGGTGGTCTCCGCTCAATGTAACAGAGTGGCTGTCTCTGACGGTCATACAGAGTGTGTCTCCTTTAAATTCAAGAAGGAGCCTGCCCCATCCTTggatgaaatcaaaagctGTCTACGTGAATACGTCTGCGAGGCAAAGAAGCTCAACTGCCATTCTGCCCCAGAACAAGCAATCCATGTCTTGGAACAACCAGATAGACCACAGCCACGGTTGGACAGAAACAGAGACGCTGGTTATGGTGTCTCCGTTGGTAGAATCAGACCAGATCCTATTTTCGACTATAAGATGGTCATTTTGTCCCACAACACTATTATTGGTGCTGCCGGCTCCGGTATCTTGATTGCAGAATTGCTAGTAGCTAAAAACatcatttga
- a CDS encoding uncharacterized protein (PKUD0B00270; similar to Saccharomyces cerevisiae YPR079W (MRL1); ancestral locus Anc_3.377), producing the protein MALHIFKTRILVIIGSLVALFMLISKSSVQEVAHSVNVPELDIDLSHIKHDSMEMLKEITVHEEPIVDLPCTITNKKTNQFYDLTPLSSIDGNVQAWNSKGFDYGRNFSLGICSSPLKNIGALTSLDFVDVSNKSEVGGYYTNSEGHKVSIGQYNSELKLRGGNLVLEYSNGDICGSGLPKSTLLTFKCDREMQSKARVSYLGNMFNCSYIFEVRTIHACATAHNEDENAVWGLFIGILFVFALVSACAGTLYKIIKRHYERAVKK; encoded by the coding sequence ATGGCTTTACATATTTTCAAGACACGGATTCTTGTGATTATTGGGTCTTTAGTTGCCCTTTTTATGcttatttccaaatcttctgTTCAAGAGGTGGCACACAGCGTCAATGTTCCGGAACTGGATATCGATCTCTCGCATATCAAGCATGACTCGATGGAGATGTTGAAGGAAATCACAGTCCATGAGGAGCCCATTGTGGACCTGCCATGTACAAttacaaataaaaagacCAACCAATTTTATGATTTGACTCCATTGTCAAGTATTGATGGAAATGTTCAAGCGTGGAATTCCAAGGGATTCGACTATGGACGTAATTTCTCCCTCGGAATATGTTCTTCACCTCTGAAAAACATTGGAGCCTTGACAAGTTTGGATTTTGTCGATGTCTCCAACAAGAGCGAAGTTGGAGGATATTATACAAACAGCGAGGGACATAAGGTATCCATTGGACAATACAATTCAGAATTAAAGTTGAGAGGAGGGAATCTAGTTTTGGAATATTCCAATGGTGATATATGTGGCAGTGGGTTACCTAAGAGTACCCTATTGACTTTCAAATGTGATCGAGAAATGCAAAGTAAAGCTAGAGTTTCATATTTAGGTAATATGTTTAATTGCAGTTACATATTTGAAGTTCGTACAATTCACGCGTGCGCTACAGCGCATAATGAGGATGAAAATGCAGTTTGGGGGTTATTTATTGGGattttatttgtatttgcaTTAGTATCTGCATGTGCAGGGACTCTTTATAAGATCATCAAGCGGCACTACGAAAGGGCAGTTAAGAAGTAA
- a CDS encoding uncharacterized protein (PKUD0B00280; Pfam Domains: Methyltransf_15(3.2e-59)), with protein sequence MDEILMGKQQLQGEMRKYWRQRHNLFTKYDNGCLMTRELWFSVTPELISERMAEIIQQEYDLELGENTSVLDMFCGGGGDSISFLKRGWRVLACDNNETHLNCTRHNAQIYGVDRHLETFLVDWTGSESAEYKLFHSMISIKKVDFVFGSPPWGGPTYKNNTTFSAERDLLPFPLHKLLQLSLEFSNKVALFLPRNIAVNELVSVSEDIFPGAEVDLRVVHLSLSGYSKGVLALWTVHGGVNV encoded by the coding sequence ATGGATGAGATCCTAATGGGGAAGCAGCAATTACAGGGTGAAATGAGAAAGTATTGGAGACAGCGCCATAATCTTTTCACCAAATACGACAATGGATGTCTAATGACGAGGGAACTGTGGTTCAGTGTTACCCCTGAATTGATCTCTGAGAGAATGGCTGAGATAATCCAGCAAGAATATGACCTTGAACTAGGAGAAAATACAAGTGTATTGGATATGTTCTGTGGAGGTGGAGGTGATAGTATATCTTTCCTTAAAAGGGGCTGGCGTGTATTAGCCTGTGATAACAACGAGACGCATCTTAATTGCACCAGACACAATGCACAAATTTACGGAGTGGATCGTCATTTAGAGacttttcttgttgattgGACAGGAAGCGAATCTGCAGAGTACAAGTTGTTCCACAGTATGATTTCCATCAAGAAGGTTGATTTTGTGTTTGGGTCTCCGCCGTGGGGGGGTCCCACGTACAAGAACAACACGACCTTCTCTGCAGAGAGAGACCTCCTTCCCTTCCCTCTACACAAGCTGTTGCAGCTCTCCCTCGAGTTCTCCAATAAGGTTGCCCTCTTTCTCCCACGTAATATTGCAGTCAATGAACTTGTCTCTGTTAGTGAAGACATCTTCCCCGGAGCCGAGGTGGATCTACGTGTTGTGCATCTCTCACTGTCCGGCTATAGCAAGGGTGTGCTGGCTCTTTGGACAGTACATGGTGGTGTAAATGTATAG
- a CDS encoding uncharacterized protein (PKUD0B00290; similar to Saccharomyces cerevisiae YBR118W (TEF2) and YPR080W (TEF1); ancestral locus Anc_3.378): MGKEKQHVNVVVIGHVDSGKSTTTGHLIYKCGGIDKRTIEKFEKEAAELGKGSFKYAWVLDKLKAERERGITIDIALWKFETPKYHVTVIDAPGHRDFIKNMITGTSQADCAILIIAGGVGEFEAGISKDGQTREHALLAFTLGVRQLIVAINKMDSVKWDENRFEEIVKETQNFIKKVGYNPKTVPFVPISGWNGDNMIEASTNCPWYKGWTKETKAGVVKGKTLLEAIDAIEPPVRPTEKPLRLPLQDVYKIGGIGTVPVGRVETGVIKPGMVVTFAPAGVTTEVKSVEMHHEQLEQGVPGDNVGFNVKNVSVKDIKRGNVCGDSKNDPPMGAASFNAQVIVLNHPGQISAGYSPVLDCHTAHIACKFDELIEKIDRRTGKSVEDHPKSVKSGDAAIVKMVPTKPMCVEAFTEYPPLGRFAVRDMRQTVAVGVIKSVEKVDKAGKVTKSAAKAAKK; encoded by the coding sequence ATGGGTAAGGAGAAGCAACACGTTAACGTCGTCGTTATTGGTCACGTCGATTCTGGTAAGTCCACTACTACCGGTCACTTGATTTACAAGTGTGGTGGTATTGACAAGAGAACcattgaaaagtttgaaaaggAAGCAGCAGAATTAGGTAAGGGTTCCTTCAAGTACGCTTGGGTCTTGGATAAGTTAAAGgcagaaagagaaagaggtATCACTATTGATATTGCTTTATGGAAGTTTGAAACTCCAAAATACCACGTTACCGTTATTGATGCTCCAGGTCACAGagatttcatcaagaacATGATTACTGGTACCTCTCAAGCTGATTGTGCTATTTTGATTATTGCTGGTGGTGTCGGTGAATTCGAAGCTGGTATCTCCAAGGATGGTCAAACTAGAGAACACGCTCTATTGGCTTTCACCTTAGGTGTTAGACAATTGATTGTTGCTATTAACAAGATGGATTCCGTTAAATGGGATGAAAAcagatttgaagaaattgtcAAGGAAACCCAAAACTTCATCAAGAAGGTTGGTTACAACCCAAAGACTGTTCCATTCGTTCCAATCTCTGGTTGGAATGGTGACAACATGATTGAAGCATCCACCAACTGTCCATGGTACAAGGGTTGGACTAAGGAAACCAAGGCAGGTGTTGTTAAGGGTAAGACCTTATTAGAAGCAATCGATGCTATTGAGCCACCTGTCAGACCAACCGAAAAGCCATTAAGATTACCATTACAAGATGTTTACAAGATTGGTGGTATTGGTACTGTGCCAGTCGGTAGAGTCGAAACCGGTGTCATTAAGCCAGGTATGGTTGTCACTTTTGCTCCAGCAGGTGTCACCACCGAAGTCAAATCCGTTGAAATGCACCATGAACAATTAGAACAAGGTGTTCCAGGTGATAACGTTGGTTTCAACGTTAAGAACGTCTCTGTCAAGGATATCAAGAGAGGTAACGTTTGTGGTGACTCCAAGAACGACCCACCAATGGGTGCAGCTTCCTTCAATGCTCAAGTCATTGTCTTGAACCACCCTGGTCAAATTTCCGCTGGTTACTCTCCAGTCTTGGATTGTCACACTGCCCACATTGCATGTAAGTTCGACGAATTAATCGAAAAGATTGACAGAAGAACTGGTAAGTCTGTTGAAGACCATCCAAAGTCCGTCAAGTCTGGTGATGCAGCTATCGTCAAGATGGTCCCAACCAAGCCAATGTGTGTTGAAGCTTTTACTGAATACCCACCATTAGGTAGATTCGCAGTCAGAGATATGAGACAAACCGTTGCTGTCGGTGTTATCAAGTCCGTTGAAAAGGTCGACAAGGCAGGTAAGGTCACCAAGTCCGCTGCTAAGGCTGcaaagaaataa
- a CDS encoding uncharacterized protein (PKUD0B00300; similar to Saccharomyces cerevisiae YIL106W (MOB1); ancestral locus Anc_2.265), with protein MSFFNFNGSAIPTIRSTRTFRRTENPSPGDLHSPPTSSLQQQQQQQQQHEQLQYPYQQKPAILGSGASLAKAVQLPKGEDLNEWLAVGVVELYNQINMLYGTITEFCSPVTCPRMTATLEYEYLWQDPLHRHSKPMAMSAPAYVESLMTWIQGFLDDESVFPTKMGVPFPKQFPALVKTIFKRLFRVYAHMYCHHFDEINELQLNVHLNTSLKHFVLFANEFQLLQRKDYGPLDDLVDVMVSDP; from the coding sequence ATGTCgttcttcaacttcaatggGTCTGCGATTCCTACGATCAGATCGACACGGACTTTCAGACGCACAGAAAACCCCTCCCCAGGTGACCTGCATTCCCCTCCAACCTCATCccttcaacaacaacaacaacagcagcagcagcatGAGCAACTACAATACCCATACCAGCAAAAGCCAGCCATATTAGGATCCGGAGCAAGCTTGGCAAAGGCCGTGCAGCTACCGAAGGGAGAGGACCTAAACGAATGGCTCGCAGTTGGAGTTGTTGAACTGTACAATCAGATCAACATGCTCTATGGAACAATCACAGAGTTCTGTTCGCCTGTGACTTGTCCACGGATGACGGCGACTCTGGAATACGAGTACCTCTGGCAGGACCCGTTACATCGTCACAGCAAACCCATGGCCATGAGCGCCCCAGCATATGTGGAGTCGTTGATGACATGGATCCAGGGGTTTTTGGACGACGAGTCTGTCTTCCCCACCAAGATGGGTGTGCCCTTCCCAAAACAGTTCCCGGCATTGGTGAAGACCATCTTTAAGAGGCTATTCAGGGTCTATGCGCACATGTATTGCCATCACTTTGATGAGATCAATGAGTTGCAGCTAAATGTCCATTTGAACACAAGTCTAAAACATTTTGTCCTGTTTGCCAACGAGTTCCAATTGTTACAGCGGAAAGACTATGGACCATTGGATGATTTGGTCGATGTAATGGTTAGTGATCCTTAG
- a CDS encoding uncharacterized protein (PKUD0B00310; similar to Saccharomyces cerevisiae YKL128C (PMU1); ancestral locus Anc_2.442): MFLPIWGIRGPPIIFVKFFSYKPDSFSIFSVYRNDELMESSSFNKKHKMSLISANATDKIDSLVPEEELRLFREKRQQSPRTWDFSVVPGFFHQSNPDTDDTVFNGPKVHFGLAKHSWSELVCDLKKLNEEAPEGVTYRLVFCARHGQGYHNVAVEEFGLKAWDDHYSHLNSAVTADGKELVWGPDPFLTEVGERQAKWMNELITEEMQHGFPTITKLYSSPFTRSLQTLTMTLDGIAMRKNSKEDGRWLTPLVVENLRETIGGHTCDKRSSKSIIQERFQGWNLKFEEGFQEEDVLWKPDWRESIHEIALRGDRFLQMMFDDTESSDIIYTTSHSGMIKALLMAANHRQFVVPTAGMIPMLVKGVRI, translated from the coding sequence ATGTTTCTCCCCATTTGGGGAATACGCGGTCCCCCCATaatttttgtaaaattCTTCTCCTATAAGCCCGACAGTTTCTCGATTTTTTCCGTGTATCGGAATGACGAACTAATGGAATCGTCCTCTTTCAACAAGAAGCACAAGATGTCTTTAATTTCAGCAAATGCAACAGATAAGATCGATTCCCTCGTCCCCGAGGAGGAGTTGCGTCTCTTTAGGGAGAAACGCCAGCAGAGCCCACGTACTTGGGATTTTTCGGTTGTTCCGGGGTTTTTCCATCAGTCAAACCCTGATACTGATGACACGGTCTTCAATGGTCCGAAGGTGCATTTTGGGTTGGCAAAGCACTCATGGAGTGAATTGGTTTGcgatttgaagaaactcAACGAGGAAGCGCCAGAAGGTGTTACCTATAGGTTAGTTTTCTGTGCGAGACACGGCCAAGGGTATCACAatgttgctgttgaagaGTTTGGATTGAAGGCATGGGATGATCATTATTCACATTTGAACAGTGCCGTTACAGCGGATGGGAAAGAGTTGGTCTGGGGGCCAGACCCATTTCTGACTGAGGTTGGTGAGAGACAGGCCAAATGGATGAACGAGCTCATCACCGAGGAGATGCAACATGGCTTCCCAACAATCACAAAGCTATACTCGTCTCCATTCACCAGATCATTGCAGACCTTGACAATGACCTTGGATGGCATTGCCATGAGGAAAAATAGCAAGGAAGACGGCAGATGGTTGACTCCCCTAGTTGTCGAGAATCTAAGAGAGACCATCGGTGGTCATACATGTGACAAACGTTCCAGCAAATCCATCATTCAAGAGAGATTCCAAGGTTGGAATCTTAAATTTGAGGAGGGATTCCAAGAGGAGGATGTCTTGTGGAAGCCAGATTGGAGAGAATCCATACACGAGATTGCCCTGCGTGGTGACCGCTTCTTGCAGATGATGTTCGACGATACTGAAAGTAGCGATATCATCTACACCACGTCTCATTCCGGTATGATCAAGGCTTTGCTAATGGCAGCAAATCATCGTCAATTTGTGGTCCCTACCGCCGGTATGATTCCAATGTTGGTCAAGGGTGTTCGTatttga